From Macaca mulatta isolate MMU2019108-1 chromosome 3, T2T-MMU8v2.0, whole genome shotgun sequence, the proteins below share one genomic window:
- the SGCE gene encoding epsilon-sarcoglycan isoform X22, translating to MGYPDRPGWLRYIQRTPYSDGVLYGSPTAENVGKPTIIEITAYNRRTFETARHNLIINIMSAEDFPLPYQAEFFIKNMNVEEMLASEVLGDFLGAVKNVWQPERLNAINITSALDRGGRVPLPINDLKEGVYVMVGADVPFSSCLREVENPQNQLRCSQEMEPVITCDKKFRTQFYIDWCKISLVDKTKQVSTYQEVIRGEGILPDGGEYKPPSDSLKSRDYYTDFLITLAVPSAVALVLFLILAYIMCCRREGVEKRNMQTPDIQLVHHSAIQKSTKELRDMSKNREIAWPLSTLPVFHPVTGEIIPPLHTDNYDSTNMPLMQTQQNLPHQTQIPQQQTTGKWYP from the exons ATGGGTTACCCAGACCGACCTGGATGGCTTCGATATATCCAAAGGACACCATATAGTGATGGAGTCCTATATGGGTCCCCAACAGCTGAAAATGTGGGGAAGCCAACAATCATTGAG ATAACTGCCTACAATAGGCGCACCTTTGAGACTGCAAGGCATAATTTGATAATTAATATAATGTCTGCAGAAG ACTTCCCGTTGCCATATCAAGCAGAATTCTTCATTAAGAATATGAATGTAGAAGAAATGTTGGCCAGTGAGGTTCTTGGAGACTTTCTTGGGGCAGTGAAAAATGTGTGGCAGCCAGAGCGCCTGAATGCCATAAACATCACATCAGCCCTAGACAGGGGTGGCAGGGTGCCACTTCCCATTAATGACCTGAAGGAGGG CGTCTATGTCATGGTTGGTGCAGATGTCCCGTTTTCTTCTTGTTTACGGGAAGTTGAAAATCCACAGAATCAATTGCGATGTAGTCAAGAAATGGAGCCTGTAATAACATGTGATAAAAAATTTCGTACTCAATTTTACATTGACTGGTGCAAAATTTCATtg GTTGATAAAACAAAGCAAGTGTCCACCTATCAGGAAGTGATTCGTGGAGAGGGGATTTTACCTGATGGTGGGGAATACAAACCCCcttctgattctttgaaaagcaGAGACTATTACACGGATTTCCTAATTACACTGGCTGTGCCCTCGGCAGTAGCACTGGTCCTTTTTCTAATACTTGCTTATATCATGTGCTGCCGACGGGAAGGCGT ggAAAAGAGAAACATGCAAACACCAGA CATCCAACTGGTTCATCACAGTGCTATTCAGAAATCTACCAAGGAGCTTCGAGACATGTCCAAGAATAGAGAGATAGCATGGCCCCTGTCAACGCTTCCTGTGTTCCACCCTGTGACTGGGGAAATCATACCTCCTTTACACACAGACAACTATGATAGCACAAACATGCCATTGATGCAAACGCAGCA
- the SGCE gene encoding epsilon-sarcoglycan isoform X17 has protein sequence MAAGMKDVYTIFSKVHSDRNVYPSAGVLFVHVLEREYFKGEFPPYPKPGEISNDPITFNTNLMGYPDRPGWLRYIQRTPYSDGVLYGSPTAENVGKPTIIEITAYNRRTFETARHNLIINIMSAEDFPLPYQAEFFIKNMNVEEMLASEVLGDFLGAVKNVWQPERLNAINITSALDRGGRVPLPINDLKEGVYVMVGADVPFSSCLREVENPQNQLRCSQEMEPVITCDKKFRTQFYIDWCKISLVDKTKQVSTYQEVIRGEGILPDGGEYKPPSDSLKSRDYYTDFLITLAVPSAVALVLFLILAYIMCCRREGVEKRNMQTPDIQLVHHSAIQKSTKELRDMSKNREIAWPLSTLPVFHPVTGEIIPPLHTDNYDSTNMPLMQTQQNLPHQTQIPQQQTTGKWYP, from the exons TGTACACTATTTTCTCCAAGGTACACTCCGATCGGAATGTATACCCATCAGCAGGTGTCCtctttgttcatgttttggaaagagAATATTTTAAGGGGGAATTTCCACCTTACCCAAAACCTG GCGAGATTAGTAATGATCCCATAACATTTAATACAAATTTAATGGGTTACCCAGACCGACCTGGATGGCTTCGATATATCCAAAGGACACCATATAGTGATGGAGTCCTATATGGGTCCCCAACAGCTGAAAATGTGGGGAAGCCAACAATCATTGAG ATAACTGCCTACAATAGGCGCACCTTTGAGACTGCAAGGCATAATTTGATAATTAATATAATGTCTGCAGAAG ACTTCCCGTTGCCATATCAAGCAGAATTCTTCATTAAGAATATGAATGTAGAAGAAATGTTGGCCAGTGAGGTTCTTGGAGACTTTCTTGGGGCAGTGAAAAATGTGTGGCAGCCAGAGCGCCTGAATGCCATAAACATCACATCAGCCCTAGACAGGGGTGGCAGGGTGCCACTTCCCATTAATGACCTGAAGGAGGG CGTCTATGTCATGGTTGGTGCAGATGTCCCGTTTTCTTCTTGTTTACGGGAAGTTGAAAATCCACAGAATCAATTGCGATGTAGTCAAGAAATGGAGCCTGTAATAACATGTGATAAAAAATTTCGTACTCAATTTTACATTGACTGGTGCAAAATTTCATtg GTTGATAAAACAAAGCAAGTGTCCACCTATCAGGAAGTGATTCGTGGAGAGGGGATTTTACCTGATGGTGGGGAATACAAACCCCcttctgattctttgaaaagcaGAGACTATTACACGGATTTCCTAATTACACTGGCTGTGCCCTCGGCAGTAGCACTGGTCCTTTTTCTAATACTTGCTTATATCATGTGCTGCCGACGGGAAGGCGT ggAAAAGAGAAACATGCAAACACCAGA CATCCAACTGGTTCATCACAGTGCTATTCAGAAATCTACCAAGGAGCTTCGAGACATGTCCAAGAATAGAGAGATAGCATGGCCCCTGTCAACGCTTCCTGTGTTCCACCCTGTGACTGGGGAAATCATACCTCCTTTACACACAGACAACTATGATAGCACAAACATGCCATTGATGCAAACGCAGCA
- the SGCE gene encoding epsilon-sarcoglycan isoform X18, producing MAAGMKDVYTIFSKVHSDRNVYPSAGVLFVHVLEREYFKGEFPPYPKPGEISNDPITFNTNLMGYPDRPGWLRYIQRTPYSDGVLYGSPTAENVGKPTIIEITAYNRRTFETARHNLIINIMSAEDFPLPYQAEFFIKNMNVEEMLASEVLGDFLGAVKNVWQPERLNAINITSALDRGGRVPLPINDLKEGVYVMVGADVPFSSCLREVENPQNQLRCSQEMEPVITCDKKFRTQFYIDWCKISLVDKTKQVSTYQEVIRGEGILPDGGEYKPPSDSLKSRDYYTDFLITLAVPSAVALVLFLILAYIMCCRREGVIQLVHHSAIQKSTKELRDMSKNREIAWPLSTLPVFHPVTGEIIPPLHTDNYDSTNMPLMQTQQNLPHQTQIPQQQTTGKWYP from the exons TGTACACTATTTTCTCCAAGGTACACTCCGATCGGAATGTATACCCATCAGCAGGTGTCCtctttgttcatgttttggaaagagAATATTTTAAGGGGGAATTTCCACCTTACCCAAAACCTG GCGAGATTAGTAATGATCCCATAACATTTAATACAAATTTAATGGGTTACCCAGACCGACCTGGATGGCTTCGATATATCCAAAGGACACCATATAGTGATGGAGTCCTATATGGGTCCCCAACAGCTGAAAATGTGGGGAAGCCAACAATCATTGAG ATAACTGCCTACAATAGGCGCACCTTTGAGACTGCAAGGCATAATTTGATAATTAATATAATGTCTGCAGAAG ACTTCCCGTTGCCATATCAAGCAGAATTCTTCATTAAGAATATGAATGTAGAAGAAATGTTGGCCAGTGAGGTTCTTGGAGACTTTCTTGGGGCAGTGAAAAATGTGTGGCAGCCAGAGCGCCTGAATGCCATAAACATCACATCAGCCCTAGACAGGGGTGGCAGGGTGCCACTTCCCATTAATGACCTGAAGGAGGG CGTCTATGTCATGGTTGGTGCAGATGTCCCGTTTTCTTCTTGTTTACGGGAAGTTGAAAATCCACAGAATCAATTGCGATGTAGTCAAGAAATGGAGCCTGTAATAACATGTGATAAAAAATTTCGTACTCAATTTTACATTGACTGGTGCAAAATTTCATtg GTTGATAAAACAAAGCAAGTGTCCACCTATCAGGAAGTGATTCGTGGAGAGGGGATTTTACCTGATGGTGGGGAATACAAACCCCcttctgattctttgaaaagcaGAGACTATTACACGGATTTCCTAATTACACTGGCTGTGCCCTCGGCAGTAGCACTGGTCCTTTTTCTAATACTTGCTTATATCATGTGCTGCCGACGGGAAGGCGT CATCCAACTGGTTCATCACAGTGCTATTCAGAAATCTACCAAGGAGCTTCGAGACATGTCCAAGAATAGAGAGATAGCATGGCCCCTGTCAACGCTTCCTGTGTTCCACCCTGTGACTGGGGAAATCATACCTCCTTTACACACAGACAACTATGATAGCACAAACATGCCATTGATGCAAACGCAGCA
- the SGCE gene encoding epsilon-sarcoglycan isoform X23, translating into MGYPDRPGWLRYIQRTPYSDGVLYGSPTAENVGKPTIIEITAYNRRTFETARHNLIINIMSAEDFPLPYQAEFFIKNMNVEEMLASEVLGDFLGAVKNVWQPERLNAINITSALDRGGRVPLPINDLKEGVYVMVGADVPFSSCLREVENPQNQLRCSQEMEPVITCDKKFRTQFYIDWCKISLVDKTKQVSTYQEVIRGEGILPDGGEYKPPSDSLKSRDYYTDFLITLAVPSAVALVLFLILAYIMCCRREGVIQLVHHSAIQKSTKELRDMSKNREIAWPLSTLPVFHPVTGEIIPPLHTDNYDSTNMPLMQTQQNLPHQTQIPQQQTTGKWYP; encoded by the exons ATGGGTTACCCAGACCGACCTGGATGGCTTCGATATATCCAAAGGACACCATATAGTGATGGAGTCCTATATGGGTCCCCAACAGCTGAAAATGTGGGGAAGCCAACAATCATTGAG ATAACTGCCTACAATAGGCGCACCTTTGAGACTGCAAGGCATAATTTGATAATTAATATAATGTCTGCAGAAG ACTTCCCGTTGCCATATCAAGCAGAATTCTTCATTAAGAATATGAATGTAGAAGAAATGTTGGCCAGTGAGGTTCTTGGAGACTTTCTTGGGGCAGTGAAAAATGTGTGGCAGCCAGAGCGCCTGAATGCCATAAACATCACATCAGCCCTAGACAGGGGTGGCAGGGTGCCACTTCCCATTAATGACCTGAAGGAGGG CGTCTATGTCATGGTTGGTGCAGATGTCCCGTTTTCTTCTTGTTTACGGGAAGTTGAAAATCCACAGAATCAATTGCGATGTAGTCAAGAAATGGAGCCTGTAATAACATGTGATAAAAAATTTCGTACTCAATTTTACATTGACTGGTGCAAAATTTCATtg GTTGATAAAACAAAGCAAGTGTCCACCTATCAGGAAGTGATTCGTGGAGAGGGGATTTTACCTGATGGTGGGGAATACAAACCCCcttctgattctttgaaaagcaGAGACTATTACACGGATTTCCTAATTACACTGGCTGTGCCCTCGGCAGTAGCACTGGTCCTTTTTCTAATACTTGCTTATATCATGTGCTGCCGACGGGAAGGCGT CATCCAACTGGTTCATCACAGTGCTATTCAGAAATCTACCAAGGAGCTTCGAGACATGTCCAAGAATAGAGAGATAGCATGGCCCCTGTCAACGCTTCCTGTGTTCCACCCTGTGACTGGGGAAATCATACCTCCTTTACACACAGACAACTATGATAGCACAAACATGCCATTGATGCAAACGCAGCA